CGATGATTAAGCCTTCGAGGGTTAAGTAGACCTTGCATTTTTCGCGTAGGCATCCAACGTTCACCATGTAGCCTCTGCCGAGGGAGGAATGTATATGAACGATGGGCTTATGTTTGTTCCACGTCAACGTGCCTAGGGCGATCAGCTCCCTTTCCTCTTTGAGGGTGGCTTCCATGGGTTTTGGGGGAACCTTTAGGTTAAGTGAGCCGACAACCATATGGGCTTCCGAAACCGCCCCGATCAGCAGGATGAACGCGCATTTTATCTGCTCTTTAACCGCGAGGGCTGAAACTTCCTCTATGACGTCGTCTTCGTGGTCAAACCTGATCAGGAATATTCTTCGCAGCCTCGCCTCCACGTACTCCATGGCATTTCATGGGCTACAACTTAAATATGAAGGTTGAGGACTTGGCGGAGGTTTAGAAATGTGTGACGGCTCCCTTCAATCCTTGGATCACGAATTGAACTCCCAACGCGGCGATCATTATGGCCGTTACCCTAGCGACCACCATGGAGCCGATTCTACCTAGGATTTTGTTTATGTATTTAATGAACCTGAGCATAACCCAGACGATCGCGAAGACGATGGCTACTGAGGCTAGGGCGGTTGTAACCCCGTTGGATTGAAGGGTAACGATAGTGGTGGTGATGGCGCCGGGGCCTACCAGCAATGGGAAGGCGATGGGTATGACGCCTAGATCGGAGGGTGATAAAGCCTCCTCCCTCCACCCTCCTTGAATGATGATTTTAACCGAGATTATCATGAGCAGTAGTCCTCCTGCGACCATAAAACTGTAGAGGCTGATTCCCAACGCGTCTAGGAACCCCTTACCTATCACGGCGAAAACCATTAACACGATGAAGCCGACCGCCGTGGCGACGTTAAACATTCTTTTCCTCTCATCTTCCCCGATGTCGCTGGTCAAGGAGAGGAAGATGGGCATGTTTCCTAGGGGGTCGACTACGACGAACAGCGCGATAACCGCTTCAACTAGGTTATAGGGGATGAGCAACTCTTCAGCCAGACCCTAGACCCTATTCTACTTTAACCTTGAAGCGCCTCGCCTTCTTGGGCAATTCGATGGTGAGGTAGCCTTCCTTAAACCTGGCCTTAACCATTTCGGGAACGACTTCAACGGGTAGCTTGAGGGTTTTATGGAACGTTTTAAACCGGCATTGCCTTTGAACCGTACCCCACCGATCATAGGCTACGTGTTTCTGCATCTGGGCCTCTACCGTGAGCTCGTTTGGTGTTATGTCGAGCTTGATGTCCTCTTTCCGCACGAATGGCAGGTCGATGGTTACAACGATCTTTTCATCCGTTTCCTGCATATACGCCAGGGGTTCTAGGCATTCAAGCTGGGGGTTCCACATGGGTCGACCGTAGAGGAACTCGTCTATCAACTGGTCTAATTCTCTTTCAATGGCTTCGAACTCGTCGAGGATTCTTCTTCGCCTCCACATGAGACTTCACCCTTAAACGTACATGGGTGGAAGCTCCTGTTCCTGGGCTTTCTGCATCCGCTCCATCTGCCGGTAGGTTCGATGCATTACCTCCCTCATCTTCAACCGTATCTCCTCGGCTTGCTCCAGCAACGTTTTCACGTCCACTTTTAACCCGAGGATTTTGTTCAAAACGTTCACCGCGGAGGCGGCTGCGCCCGGATCCGGGTACTGGTAATGCGATTGAGATACAAGCACTATGTTGTCGATTTTCCGATGAACAGCCTCCATTAGGATCTGAGAGTGAGGCCCCACCATGAACCCCTCCTCCAGAGGCTTCACACCCGCGTTGACGAGGACTTGCCTCGCGGTGGGTGTGGACGCCACCCCATAGACTTCAGGCGTTTCAATTTCCAACCGGTTTGGAACAGCTACACCGCTCACTGATAAGATGAGGGGGGATCCCTTGCCTTTAACCCATTCAACTAGGCCTCGAGCTAGCAAGGGTATGGATGAAGCGGGAATCGGGATCTCAGAGGTCAGGTACACTACGCCGTCTTTGTGGAAGAACCTCATGGGAAACTTGGGCTCCCCTTCGTGGACGACGACGACCGGTGGAAAAGTGCTGGACTCAACGTATCCGGCTTCCTCCGCCGACAACTCCCTGATCAAGTGGTTCACCGTGATCAGCCCAACCAGGCCCACATCGGGCAGCCCGATCACCACCCTTTTCAAATTGGTTAGGGGCGTTACCTCGACGAACCTTAAGTCTAAGGCTTCCATGAAAACCACTGGAAAAGTAATCCGGCTTTCCGCTTATAACCTTTAACCCTTCGGCGACGCGACATAGCCTTCATCTTTATTAACCATTCCATACCATAAGCCTTAACCCATGGTTGGTGGGTTGCGTTGAAGGGTTACGCTGGAAAAGGGTTGAAGGTCGACCTCTCCACTGGGCGTTTTGAGGAGTGGAAGATTCCTGAACGGTTTCAAGCCCATTATCTTGGAGGTTTAGGATTCGCTTCTAGGCTTCTATACGATGAGGTGAAATACGCGGATCCATTCTCCCCGGATAATAAGCTCATCGTCTCCCCTGGGTTGCTGGTGGGAACCGGCGTCCCCACCGCGTCGAAGACAACGTTCACGGCGAAATCTCCCCTCACCGGCGGGTTTGGAAGGTCTGTGGCTGGGGCGAGGCTGGGGGTTGAGCTTAAAAAAGCCGGTTTCGACGTTTTAATCATCGAAGGGAGATGCCTTAAACCATCCATCCTCCTTATCCAAGACGGTGAAGTCGAAGTACGGGAGGCGGCAGATCTCTGGGGGTTGGATGTGAGGAAGACGGCTTCAAGGATCCGCGAGCAAGTCGCTGACGCAGCCACCGCTGTCATTGGACCCGCTGGCGAAAACCTATGCAAGATAGCTGGAATAGACTGCGAGGAAAGGCAGGCCGCTCGAACTGGGCTGGGAGCCGTGATGGGATCTAAGAGGTTGAAGGCGATCGCGGTGAAAGGGTCTGGGAAAATCGAGTACGCCGACCCAGAGAGGTTACGTGGGCTGATCGCCAAGTGGGCTGGGATTTTGAAGGAGAACCCAAACTCCGAGCTCGACATGAAATATGGCACCGCCGAGTTCTACGAGTGGATGAACGTGGAGAAGGGAACGTTTCCATCCAGGAACTGGCAACACGGATACTTCCAGAAATCCTTCGATAAGCTGAAGCAGGGGGAGAAGTCGCCTCTAGACCCATACTACTGGTCCCCCAAATATACGGTGAAAAATAGGGCGTGTCCCAACTGCACCAAGCCATGCGGCAGGGTCTTCAGGGTTCCCAGCGGACCATACATGGGAGTGGAGTTAGATGGCTTAGAATATGAAACCGTCTACTCTCTGGGGGGGAGTCTTGAAATCGAGGACCCGGAGGCCGTGGCTAAGCTTCATTTAACCTGCGACCTCCTAGGGTTAGACGCCATCTCCGCTGGATTGACGGTGGCTTGGGCTATGGAAGCCTACGAGAAGGGCTTAATCGACCCAGGTCCAGGTTTAAACCTGTCCTTCGGAAACGTGGACGCCGCATTAGCGGTGTTGGAGATGATGGCTGCTAGGAAAGGGGAGTTGGGCAGCCTTCTCTCAGACGGAGTTAAAGTCGCGAGCGAGAAGCTGGGAAAACGTTCATGGGAGTTCGCTGTCCACGTGAAGGGTTTGGAGCTACCCGCCTACGATGTAAGAGCCATCAAAGGAATGGCCTTAGCCGTAGCCGTTTCAACGAGGGGGGCATGCCACCTCACCGCCGGGATATATGGTACTGAGCTTGTGGGTAAATGGTGGAGGTTTTCAGGTGTCGACCGGTTCTCAGCCGAAGGAAAGGGATACGAGGTGAAAATCCACGAGGATTTGATGACATTATACGATATACTGGGCGTATGCAAGTTTTCCAGACACATGTTTTACGTTGAGGGATTTCCCGAGATCGTGAACGCGGTGACCGGATTGGACACAACGGTGTCCCATCTTCTAACCACGGGGGAGCGAGTGTACAATCTTCAGCGATGCTTCAACGTACGGGAAGGGTTCAGCAGAGTCGATGACAACCTTCCCCCAAGGGTTTTAAGCCAACCCATCCCTAAAGGCCCCTCCCAAGGCAGCTTCGTCAAACGAAAGGAGTTGGAGCGCATGCTCGACGACTACTACCAGGCTCGGGGATGGTCGGAGAACGGTGTGCCCACGAAGGTTAAACTCTTATCCTTAGACTTGGAGGACTTGGCTGACGAGTTGGGTTCTGACCGTTAAAGCCCACGAAAATTATCGTATAGATGGAAAGGTCAGCCATGACGATTCATTTTAAAAAGTATGAGAGGGAAGCTGAGATCCTGGAGCCGAATACTAAGAAGCCTTTAAAACAGGTTGTGGAGTATAGGCGGGATCCCTTAACCGGTGACCTCTCCACGGTGCTTCCCGGCAGGCTCAGCTATGTGAAAAGGTTTTTCGAATCCGATGAAGAATTCCTCAAGGGTTACGCCGAGAAGTTCAAGGTTAGCTGCCCATTCTGCCCGACGCGTTTAATGGGCAGCGTACCCAGGTTTCCTCCAAGCCTAATCGCTGAGGGCCTCATCGAGGTTGGGGAAACTGTCACGTTTCCAAGCCTATTTGCCCACGCGGAATACAACGCGGTCACGGTTCTATCGCCAATCCACCTCTTAAGGCCCTCGGATTTTAAGGCTCAAACATTGTTCAACGCGTTGAAAGCCTCCTCCACCTATGTGAGAGGGGTTCACCTCCATGATCCTAGTGTGAAATACTTGGCGGTGGTCGTGAACTACTTGCCTCCAGCCGGCTCCACCGTAATTCACCCCCATATGCAAACCCTAGTCACCTCAATTGGATTTCAGAGGATCATGAGGATGCTGAGGCTCGGCCGACAGTATTGGAGGAAGAATGGGGGGAATTACTGGGAGGATCTCATCGAGGCGGAGCTGGGCTCGGAAAGGTACGTTGGGCGTATAGGCGGTTTACATGTACTGGCCCCCTTCGCGCCTTCAAGCCTTTTAGAGGTGGACATGGTGTTGCCGGGGAGGTCAAGTTTCCTCGAGCTTAACGATGAGGAGTTGGCTTCCATAGCTAAAGGTGTAGAGAAGGTGTTGGAGTTTTACTCTGAAATCGGCGTGTGGAGCTTTAACTTCGCCTTGTACTCTGGGCCCTTGGATCAAAGGAGGGAGGATTATACTCTGAGCTTAAAGGTCGCCGCTAGATACGGGTTTAGGGAGGGATATGTCAGCGATGTGTGGGGTTTGCGGCATCTACTGGATCAAGGGGAGGTGTTTGAATCCCCTGAGGAGCTCGCTGAGAAGCTGAGGCCCAAGTTTATAGAGGATTAACGTTTACGCGTAGGGGTTTAGGCGTTAGGCTTGGAAGATGACAAGTGGTGTATGATTGACTTGTCCTTTTACCCAGCCAGATCTCTATGACTTCGGGCAAAACCATTTCCGCTAGGTGTACGCTGGGAGACCCGTACGTTAGGCCCCGACAAGATGGGTGGACGTACAGGTAGTATTCGACATCTAAATAACGGTAGGCGGAGTCTCGGCTTCGTCCATAACGGGGCTTTGTGAAGACGGCGAAGGGCCACAGCTTGCAGGAGATGGGTTTCTCCTGTTGGAGACCACATAGCCATCTGAACCCATCTCGGTATTGGAAAACGCATCGTCCATCGAATCGTTTGTTTAGGCAGACGCGGCCTAACTCGAATTTCAAAGCGGTTAAACCATACTTGCCCAGAACCCTCGCGTACTCAGGTCCCATTAAAGGAATCTCGAATCTCTTACAGCACTCACCACAACCCAAACACAGCCAGTCGTGAACACGCCGCCAAGGGATAAGCCTTAGAAGGCTCATGCCTAGGCACCGCGCAGCCGGTGGAAGATGAGGCCGTCGACTAATTTAGTTTGACGAGCATTCATTTATTTATTTTAAGGCTTCTTTAAATGTTTCCCAACTTAAAGCGATTATGGCTCGGAGCTGGCGTACGATGTCCGTCTGGGTTGATGGGTTCGCGGCGTTTAAGGCTCCGTCAGCCGTTTCTCGATAGCGTTGATGATTGGGTCCATTCTCTCCCTTTTCGGGGTTTCGTAGACCATGAGGGTTTCAGTTTTCCTCACGGCTGGGAGGCTTTGTATTCTTGTGAGGACTTCCCTGAACTCTTCCATGTTTCTCACCATGACCTCAGCGATGACGTCGAATCTTCCTAGGATGTAGTGGATCTGGGAGATTTCCTTGAAGTTCTTTATCTGGGCGTCTGTTTCCTTCCTGAACTTGCTGTGCGGGTCAGCGACGACCAGTACGTAGGCTGTTAGGTTTAGGCCTAGATCCTTTGGGTTTATGTCGACGGTGAACTTGAAGCCCATTCGTTCGAACTTTAACAGCTTCTCGTACGTGCTTTGTCTCGTTAACCCGCATTTGCTGGACAGCTCGGTGATTTTCTGTCGGCCGTCCTTCACCAACTCTAGTAGGAGTCTAAGCTCCTTTTTATCCAGCATGGGTTTAAATGTATTTTAAGTGACTTATAAATCTTCATTTTGTATCTTAAAAACATTTTATTTTGACATTTAGTTAAAATGTAGTCGGTAAAACTTATATTTCTGCATGTAGCTTCCATAACCCTCGGGCCATATGGGACGCGTCGAGAACCCTCAAAGCATAGGCGGCCATCAAACCCTTCAGGAGCCGTCTCAAACCTGTTTAAAGACGGCTCAGACAGACAGGGTCATACCTCCCTTAGAGCAGATCACCATCGAAGGGTTCAAGGAATCCTTCAACAGAATCATCGCGTTAAAAGAGAAGAGCGGTGTCCAAGCCTTATTGAGAAACCCCCCCGACCTATTGGACCGAGCGAAGCTATACGGGCTAAGGTTTAAGAACGGCTCATGGGGATGGGCCTCCAACATATGGCATAGATCCGAAGCGGGAAGCGTCGTCGTAGAAAGAGACAACGAGCTAGCCTACGAGCATAAACTGCTGATGCTCCGCGTCCTAGAGCACATCTTGGCTCAGGGGCCCCTCATTCAAGTGGACGCCATACTGGGTAAACCGGGCTCGAAAGCCGAGATGCGATGCCGACTATACTGCGACCCACAGTTCCCCGACATCGCCTATCGGTGGAGCCAACTCTGCTTCCCCAGCGACCCCTCGCTGACACCCGACGTAGAGTTGTTTTGCATACCCCATTACTTGGGGAACCCGGCAACGCCTGGAAACGGAGAGCTCCTGAAGGTTCTGCGATTCCCCCACCACGACTACACGATCGTCACCTGCAGCTCCTATCAGGGCGAGGTGAAGAAGGGCTTCCTATCCCATTGGATATACCATGTATATAAGATGGGTGGAACCGGTGAGCACGCGTCCCTCAGGGAGTTCACCGTGAAGAGAGTGGACGGCGGGGAAAGGCGGGTTGTCATGTGCATATGGGCTTTAACAGGAGCCGGCAAATCCACCCATGGCATGTACGTGTTCACGGGGGAAAACTCCCGAGTATACTGGGAGAAGTTTAAGGTAAACCCGTTAAGCTATGTTCGAGAACAGGTTTTGAAAAACGACGACATCATAGCCATATTTGAGGATCAGGTGATAGGATCAGAAAGGGGCTCTTGGACCAAAACCGAGGACGTGGATGAAAACCAGGCAGCCCTTTGGCGGGCGGCCATGTCCCCTAGAGCCTTGCATGAGAATACGGAGTTTGATTCGAACGGAAACCCAAGCTTGAAAGGCGAGCTCTTCCAGTACTATGGGTCGCCGAACCGAAACGCTCGATCCGTATTCTACCTCGAGGACACTGGTTATTTCAACGGGGATATCGCTTCCAGCGGCCCCTTAAACACAGCCGTGTTCATCAGCCCAGGATACCTCACCGACTACGCGTGGGTGAAAATCAACGACCCAGCCTTCGCCGCGAAGGTTCTCGCCGACGGAAGAACCGTAGGCCACCCAGCCCAATCCCTAGAATCGGCAGGCCTCGTAAAATACGACAGCCGATTCTGCCTACC
The Candidatus Bathyarchaeia archaeon DNA segment above includes these coding regions:
- a CDS encoding DNA-binding protein, producing the protein MEYVEARLRRIFLIRFDHEDDVIEEVSALAVKEQIKCAFILLIGAVSEAHMVVGSLNLKVPPKPMEATLKEERELIALGTLTWNKHKPIVHIHSSLGRGYMVNVGCLREKCKVYLTLEGLII
- a CDS encoding MarC family protein; protein product: MLIPYNLVEAVIALFVVVDPLGNMPIFLSLTSDIGEDERKRMFNVATAVGFIVLMVFAVIGKGFLDALGISLYSFMVAGGLLLMIISVKIIIQGGWREEALSPSDLGVIPIAFPLLVGPGAITTTIVTLQSNGVTTALASVAIVFAIVWVMLRFIKYINKILGRIGSMVVARVTAIMIAALGVQFVIQGLKGAVTHF
- a CDS encoding Hsp20/alpha crystallin family protein; this encodes MWRRRRILDEFEAIERELDQLIDEFLYGRPMWNPQLECLEPLAYMQETDEKIVVTIDLPFVRKEDIKLDITPNELTVEAQMQKHVAYDRWGTVQRQCRFKTFHKTLKLPVEVVPEMVKARFKEGYLTIELPKKARRFKVKVE
- a CDS encoding proteasome assembly chaperone family protein codes for the protein MEALDLRFVEVTPLTNLKRVVIGLPDVGLVGLITVNHLIRELSAEEAGYVESSTFPPVVVVHEGEPKFPMRFFHKDGVVYLTSEIPIPASSIPLLARGLVEWVKGKGSPLILSVSGVAVPNRLEIETPEVYGVASTPTARQVLVNAGVKPLEEGFMVGPHSQILMEAVHRKIDNIVLVSQSHYQYPDPGAAASAVNVLNKILGLKVDVKTLLEQAEEIRLKMREVMHRTYRQMERMQKAQEQELPPMYV
- a CDS encoding aldehyde ferredoxin oxidoreductase family protein: MKGYAGKGLKVDLSTGRFEEWKIPERFQAHYLGGLGFASRLLYDEVKYADPFSPDNKLIVSPGLLVGTGVPTASKTTFTAKSPLTGGFGRSVAGARLGVELKKAGFDVLIIEGRCLKPSILLIQDGEVEVREAADLWGLDVRKTASRIREQVADAATAVIGPAGENLCKIAGIDCEERQAARTGLGAVMGSKRLKAIAVKGSGKIEYADPERLRGLIAKWAGILKENPNSELDMKYGTAEFYEWMNVEKGTFPSRNWQHGYFQKSFDKLKQGEKSPLDPYYWSPKYTVKNRACPNCTKPCGRVFRVPSGPYMGVELDGLEYETVYSLGGSLEIEDPEAVAKLHLTCDLLGLDAISAGLTVAWAMEAYEKGLIDPGPGLNLSFGNVDAALAVLEMMAARKGELGSLLSDGVKVASEKLGKRSWEFAVHVKGLELPAYDVRAIKGMALAVAVSTRGACHLTAGIYGTELVGKWWRFSGVDRFSAEGKGYEVKIHEDLMTLYDILGVCKFSRHMFYVEGFPEIVNAVTGLDTTVSHLLTTGERVYNLQRCFNVREGFSRVDDNLPPRVLSQPIPKGPSQGSFVKRKELERMLDDYYQARGWSENGVPTKVKLLSLDLEDLADELGSDR
- a CDS encoding YkgJ family cysteine cluster protein, which encodes MSLLRLIPWRRVHDWLCLGCGECCKRFEIPLMGPEYARVLGKYGLTALKFELGRVCLNKRFDGRCVFQYRDGFRWLCGLQQEKPISCKLWPFAVFTKPRYGRSRDSAYRYLDVEYYLYVHPSCRGLTYGSPSVHLAEMVLPEVIEIWLGKRTSQSYTTCHLPSLTPKPLRVNVNPL
- a CDS encoding Lrp/AsnC family transcriptional regulator, encoding MLDKKELRLLLELVKDGRQKITELSSKCGLTRQSTYEKLLKFERMGFKFTVDINPKDLGLNLTAYVLVVADPHSKFRKETDAQIKNFKEISQIHYILGRFDVIAEVMVRNMEEFREVLTRIQSLPAVRKTETLMVYETPKRERMDPIINAIEKRLTEP
- a CDS encoding phosphoenolpyruvate carboxykinase (ATP), with product MGRVENPQSIGGHQTLQEPSQTCLKTAQTDRVIPPLEQITIEGFKESFNRIIALKEKSGVQALLRNPPDLLDRAKLYGLRFKNGSWGWASNIWHRSEAGSVVVERDNELAYEHKLLMLRVLEHILAQGPLIQVDAILGKPGSKAEMRCRLYCDPQFPDIAYRWSQLCFPSDPSLTPDVELFCIPHYLGNPATPGNGELLKVLRFPHHDYTIVTCSSYQGEVKKGFLSHWIYHVYKMGGTGEHASLREFTVKRVDGGERRVVMCIWALTGAGKSTHGMYVFTGENSRVYWEKFKVNPLSYVREQVLKNDDIIAIFEDQVIGSERGSWTKTEDVDENQAALWRAAMSPRALHENTEFDSNGNPSLKGELFQYYGSPNRNARSVFYLEDTGYFNGDIASSGPLNTAVFISPGYLTDYAWVKINDPAFAAKVLADGRTVGHPAQSLESAGLVKYDSRFCLPFTMGVKPTAHVVRFYELLEKRKSQGNPIEVYQLNTIGRVGAEYRWRKTSINGETVEVAEPVFENTPNGDRKPIGGSTATIEETELFILQAARGAVEYKPHPIWGEKVLTPVKVEGIPDERLKELNPFTYRSLNEMKRLLEAQIKVSKFYLDKQCPELPHQIYESMDLT